In Setaria italica strain Yugu1 chromosome IX, Setaria_italica_v2.0, whole genome shotgun sequence, the genomic stretch AAGTTTGTTCTGTTGTTCGCTGCTATAATTTCAGAATTATAGGGAAAACCATTATGCTatcattttttttgtaaaacGGATTAAATAACATCAATAGTTAAAAAGGCATAAAGAAAATGTTACCGGTGTTACACCCATGTAGCCTAAGATAGGTTTTGCAGAGAGAACAAACAGTAGGGTTTCAAGTAGGCCGAGCACCCCACCAAGTAGTAGTGCTGTAGAGACTGATGGAATGTTTTTCCTCTTTTGCTCAATATTGACCTCGCATGAGTCAGTTTCAAAAGATGATTTGCTGGTAGTGGCACTAGCCTCTGCAAATAAATTTTAAGGTGTCAAGAAAAATATGGATTGACCATCTGTCCATGCTTTTTAAAAGATTACCTTCAGAAGAAATCAGTTCCTCCATTTCACTATTAGAAACAGCGTGTTCATTTTCTTGATTTATTTTGTCTTTGTCTCTGCCATTGGACATAGCATCCTCCTCAGCAACAAATGATGTTGTGACACTAACAAGGGGGAATATTGCAATTCTTGAAACTTGATTAAACACAGCAATTGCTACACCTACAGCTCCGAGTTCAACCGGACCTGTTTGTCAGAAATGAAAAGATATTAGACCAATGACATTACCTGCATAAAATGCCCCAGCGGTCCTGAAACTTGTCCTATGGTCTCATCTAGGTTCGTAATCAAGCTTAAGGACCAATGCATTTATAAggggaaaaagaaggaaaaatgaatGTGTGTGATTATGGTAGCAGAAGTGTATGGTTGACCGTCAATTTGCTTTCAGCTAGAGAAAAAGCTTTTTCCAGGACCGCAGAGTTAGTTCAACGCGTATAACAAGGAGAATTTGGTAACGGAATTGATTATAAAAATGATATGGCCTATATAGACCACAGTTATCTGCCAAAGCTTCCATTATAGAAGACTAAAATGAGGtaattatttattttctgtTCCAGCTATATGAATGCATTACCAGGTTAATGCTAGTTAATCTTATCCGAGCCACTGGTTTAAACAAATTTCTTGATCGAGTAACACCTCCAGTATGCCAGTATGGGAATTTAATTTGGAATTAAAGAGAACCTCTGGAAGGATAGTTTATAATAAGCCAGTGTCAAATGTCAACAGGACAGAGGCAGTACCATACTGCAAAATAAAGAAGGGGGAGTTGTGGGGTGGAAACTCTAGCGatctagccacctcctccactgATCGTACCTAGATTGCGGCTGTAAACAGGGGCTAGGCTGCTAGCACATCATCTCTGCGTTTACGGTGTTGCAGTCCTGTATGTATCGATACCATGGAGGCGTTGTTGCTGTTGCTACGGTGCTGATGATAATTTTGGTTGGTAAAAGGAGGAACAAGAAGAAAGCACAACTGCACAGGTTTGACCTCTATATATAGCCTTTAATAAGAATTAAGGAGCAGGCAGCTAAGTCAGTGGTTCATCAAATTTTCTTTCAATCAGCAGGTGCAAAGCGTGGTATGTGGAAAGTCTCCGGTCTTAACCTATTTTTAGTTTCGTTCTCGGGAGCAAGCTAGGACGGGGTGGAGACTTCGCAATGACGAGACGACGGAAAGCAAggagaaaaaacaaaataagagaATTATATAAGGCAAGagccgtttcaaaaaaaaattaaggcaAGAACAAACCTATGTGGCCAATGAAGGCGGTGTCGACGAGGGAGGCGACCGGGTCGGCCATGAGCGCGAGCGCGCCGGGCACCGCGATCCCCATGATCTCCTGCCCGAGCTCGTCCCAGCTGAACGCGAGCCTGCAGCACGGACCAGCCAGACCAGCCGGAGGGGGATGGAGATTAATAGCGGGGAAGAAAGGTGAGCTCCGAGCtcgacgcgcgcgcgcgcggaaaaaaagaagagagaaagctAGCTGGCGATCATCGGATGGCTCACCTCGCGTCCCGGAAGAACACCCTgagcgggtggtggtggtgctcgtAATCGCCGGCCCcttccatggcggcggcgtcgtcggcgctgCGGTCCAGGAGGCTCTCCTCGCGGGAGCAAGCGCCGCCCGTGTGCATCGCGAGCGGGCCGAGCGCGACGCCGCCCACCTTTGCGAGTGGAATCGGAAAGGGAATGGAATTTCttgtttcaaaaaaatgaaAGGGAATGGTATCGTGGATGGGTGCGCGcgcgtgggtgggtgggtgggtgacACGGGGGAAGGCATATGTGCGCTTGGCCTgcgtgaggaggaggacgaggcggccGGGCTCAGTTGGCGCCTCCCCGCGGCGCGGGCTGGGGCGGGGCGAGTGGGCGCGGCGGGTTCCGGAATGAGATTGGTTTTCTGATTCGGTTGGGACGCTGGGTTGATTTGTGTGTGCCGGAACCGGATCAGTCGGTGCAGTGACGCACAAACCGGGATCAGTCGGTCCTAGTAATGGTTTTTCAACAGATGCTAAACGTTTGTAACAGAGCAAGTGCATGTCAAacgagaggaagaggatgcaGGCAATGCGGGCTTGTTCGGATGGAACTCTGAGCCAGGCAGCAGTCGCCAGGCAACGATCCTGACCCCAGGCTGACAAAATCAAGCGCCTAGATGCGCTGCCGGGTTCAGGCAGCGTTTTGTGGACTCCATCCATGCCTGGCGGCTGGCGCAATCGGACTTGGTGGACTCGCCGCCGGTCACGGCCACCTATGGGGAAGCAGCCACCCCAtgcgaggtgctaaattttagaatatgaggtgctaaactttaggagggtcacatcagatattcggacGCTAATATGAAGGAAAATACATGTCAACAACATGGATGTTCTCAAACCAGCTGTCAACACCCATGTAGAATTTTAGACAGAGCAACATATTATACTTAATGAAGGATGTCAAACTAAGTTTTTTAATCCAAAAATAAAGGAGTCTTAGCTACTAAGCACATGACAATCAGTTTAAACTGAAATAATGGTTATTGAATATCTGATATATGGTAACTCAATCATAATACTGATTACAACGACTAACGAGTCCATTCCCAAATCAATCAAACCCGATCTTGGAGTTCTGATGCCGATCAAAACTCGGTTCATGATATCTTGAAACTTGACAAAATGAAAATCAGATGTAGGAAGGGTAAAGCATCTCTGGAGTTCAGATGCAATTTTACCTGAGAAAGGTTGCAAGAGGTAACCTGCATACACTGCAAATAAAAGCTTTGCATAAAAGAGAACATCAACTCTCAGTTAGCAGTCTGTAATCTATAGTTAGCACCCATATAACTGGGAGAAGATCTCAATCATCTCAGGACTCTGGGTTCCAAAACAGAATGGAATTTTTCAGGAAGAAACTTAACTTGTTTCTGATATTTCCCCTCTGAAAGAATAGAAAACAGCAACTTGGCTGTGGAAGCTTCAAGGGAGAAGTCCTTCTCATCAATTTTGGTGAGGTAGGCCCCAGCCCTTTGCACCTCCCCTTTCTGAAGTAGCCTTCTAACTACAGCATTTAGCGTCCGTGAGTTGGCAGGACATCCATTTTTCTCCATAGACCGAAACAGATCATCGGACTCTTCTAGCAACCCTTCTTCTATATGACTTTGTATCATTAAGCTGTAGGATACTATATTAGGTACTAGACCATTGGACGAGATAGCAGAAAACAGGCCCTTTGCTTCGTCAATCCTGCCAACTTTCAGCAAGGCACGAATCATTATATTGAAAATACTAACATCAAGTTCTTTTGGACACAGGATCTGAAACATTCTCATCGCTTCATCAATACACCTATTATGACAGAGACCTCCAAGAACAATTCTGTATGTGTCCATTTTCAACTGTGTTCCACTTTCAACCATTCTGTCATAGAGTTCCCTTGCAGCAGAAGTCCTTCCAGCTTGAAATAATCCTTGCAATATTATGTTATATGTAATAGAATTAGGTTTAATATCCTTGCTGCACATTTCTCTGAAAAGAGCAAGCCCATCATCTATCCTTCGGTTCTTACAGTAACCATTAAGCAAAGCATTATAAGTAAAAACACCAGGTCTCAAGCCAATTGAGTCCATACCAGCAAGTTGCTCAATTGCTTCATCCATATTTCCATCTAAGCAATATCCATCTATCAGTATAGTAAAAGAAACAACAGTCGGTTTCACACCTGTGTGTACCATCTGATCAAAGAAATTCTGTGCTTCCATAACCCTTCCATCTTTGCACAGGTTGTCCATTATTGTATTCAGGAACACGGCATTGGGATGGATACCTCTATTGACCATTTCAAAGGCTAGATCCTCAGCCTTCTTCCATTCACCAATGCTACAGAGACCATGAATTAGCGAGGTTAAAACTACGATGTTAGGAGACAATCCTTCAGCGACCAACTGATTGAATTGGGACATAGCATCCTCTACTCTGCCTGTCTTGCAAAGTATGTCAATTACCGTGCTGTAGCTGACTATATTTGGCTCCAGACCATTCTGTCGCATTTTTGTAAACGCAGCCATTGCCTTATCCACCATTTCATGTTTACCGTACGCACATATTACTATGTTGAAGACATGATGACCAAGTTGAATACCGTCTCGAACCATCAAATCGAGGAGATTGTGCATATCAACAAGAGCTCCTTTGGTAGCGTACCCATGAAGCATAATGTTGTAGGTAGTAACGTTTGGTTTTTGACCCCTCCGGACCATCAAATCAAAAATCTTCCTAGCTTCTGTGCATTTTCCAGTCTTACAAAGATAGTCCATCAACAAATTATAAGTGATAGCGTTTGGTTCACGGCCACTTCCGGACATCTCTTTGAGCAGTCTCACCGCCTCTTTCAACTGTCCTACAGAGCAGTATCCGTGTATCAGACTATTATAGGTGGCACTATTCGGCGTAACACCACTATCAAACATGTGTCGTAGAACTGCCTCAGCCTTGTCCATTGCTTGAGCCTTGCACATGGCATCAATGATTGAGTTGAATGTTATAACATTTGGTGAAATCCCCTGACCCAACATTTCTTGAAACAGGATGTAAGTTTGCCCCAGTTTACCCTCTTTAAAGAAGCCATCAATGACAGTGCTATATGACACCACATCAGGTGGGCAGTTGTATCCATCATCAGCCATCATGTGAAGCAGCTCGAGAGCCTTCTGACTCTTCTTTTCGGTGCAGAGCCCCTTCATAAGAGTGTTGTAGGATAAAACGTCAGGTGTGCATCCGAGCTCCTGCATTCGTCTGAGCACCATGTCCATTGCGTCGCTCGTCCTATTGTTGTCACAGAGACCCTTGACCAGCTGATTGAGGGCGATGACATTCACCATCCATCCCATCTTGATGACTTGGCCAAAGGCAGATAAGCCGAGGTCCACGCGGCCTACTTGGCTGAAGCAGCGGATGATGATGCCAAAGGTCCAAATGTCGCAGGCCACCTTATGGACCCCGGCCCTGGCCATGCGGCCGTAAAAGGATACAGCGAGCGCGGCACCGTCGCGCACTGACGACGACGAGTCCGCGCGAGCGACGGCGGTCAGGAGCTGATTGAAGGCATACACCGAGGCGGGCCTGGCTTGAGGAAGCAATTCATCGAACAGGTTGAGCGCGTCCTCCCGGCCGAGGCTTCCGGAGCGGTAGCGCTCTCCGATGATCCGCTCCAATTGAAGGCACGTGCGGCCGGCAGGCCTCGCCCCGTGCGACATGCCCCGATCAACGAGCTTCTGGTGGGATGAGGCGGCAGAAGGCCGGAGTGGAtggtcccgccgccggcgtcgcctccCCGGCTCCCCCAGCGAGCCGTTGGTTCGGTTCGTTGCTTTCGCGAAAGGGAACGCCGAGGGAGAGACCGCGTCCTAGCAGTCAGGCACTGGACTGTATTGTTTTTTCAGCGTCAGCATGCACATCGTATATTCTTTACATCAATTTCTAATGCCGCTACTCAATCCAGACtctgttcaattttttttatttttttattgcaGGGAACTCTGTTCAAACCTTTGAACACAGGTAAACATGCCATTTCGAGACTCATGCTGACCTGCTCTAGTTTTTGCTTCCTAAGCCATGCTTGAGAAATGACCTGTTGGGCACTACATATAGGCATGGCATGGATGAACGACTAAGGGAGCGTTTGGTTTCctcaagctaaagtttagtccgtgtcacattgaatattcggagactaattaggactaaatataagttaattataaaactaattgcacagatggaggctaaacgacgagatgaatctattaaacctaattaatccataattagcaaatggttactgtagcagcacattgtcaaatcatggattaattaggctcaatagattcgtctcgcgaattagtacaggggttctacaattagttttataattagctcatgtttagtccttctaatccGAATATCGGATGTGACAcacctaaagtttagcacctcgtatccaagcacctcgtatccaaacacccccttaatagattcgtctcgccgtttagcctccataatgagttttgtaaataatctatatttattacttctaattagtatctaaatattcgatgtgaccgGGGCTAAAAATTTAGGGGGAGTAAcgaaacaccccctaaatttcTTACTCATAAAAGAGTCATGGGCTCACAATAACGTACAGCATCAAGGCACAATGCTGCTTTATTAAAACCAAAAACTTAATTAAAGCATAACAGGGTCCAAATAGTTCATCGGCACCAAGCAAACACATACTCCACAAGGTCTCAACTTCAAATGAAAAAATGTTTCAGAAACAAAGGCACTTGATACATGACAACAGTTCATGTTCATCCCATTTCGTTTCACCGCAAGATGCTAACGAGGAAACAACAAGCCCTCTTCAGATCTCTGCAAAACTCGGAGCTTCTCCGCTGCTCACTGCAGCTGCTCCCGGAACACCCTCAGCACGTCCGCGAACGTGACTATCCCGGCAAGGCGGcagtcgtcctcctcctcgagcaCCCACACGTAGCTCACCCGGTGGGCTAGCGCCTGCACCATGACGGCCACCAGCGAGCTCGCGGGGCTGCACACCACAGGCTCCTCGGCCGACCGGCGCCCGTAGCTCCCTGAAGACGGGCGCCTCAGCAGCGGCCGGCCGGTCTCCTCatcggaggacgaggaggcggagagggaggagaacgACGACAGCGTCTCGTCCTCAATCAGATCAAGCATGGCGTCAAGGCCCTTGTCCTTCAGCCCGGCCTTAACCGCACGCAGGAtatgctccggcggcgacccGAAGTAGTCGATGTAGGCCATGAGGTCCGCCACCGAGAGCGTTGCGATGGCCGCGGCAGCCGTCTCATCGCATGCGGCGAGAAGGGCCGGGGAGATCTCGCCGACGAGGTGGCCGTCCTCAGTGACCACGGCGACCGCGGTCTCCGTGGCGACGGCGTGGCGGATGAGGGGCGCGGCGGACAGGGCCGACTCGCCGGGGCGCACCGAGAGGAAGTCGGTGCGCACGAGGCCGAGGGAGGACACGGAGCGCGCGGCGGCATGGTAGAAGAGGCCGATGGAGTTGAGGAAGTAGCGGACGAGGTCCTCCTGCGTGAGCCAGCagaagtcggcggcggcggcgccgccgatgaGCTGCTTCTTGCGGCCACCAGCGCGGAGCGGGACCGCGAGCACCTGCGCTCCGCTCAGGATCGCATCAAGCGCCTCCAAGATGCTGCAAAAAAGAAACACCACATTGGTCAGCTGGAAGTGAACTGAATCTATGGCGTAATTAAAAATGGGCAAGACGCGCATGACGAGGACGAGATCCCAAAAGAATAGCCACTTTTTCAAGAAAGATTCGATTAAAACGCGCAATTTTCGAACCACATGCGAAGATCCTGCTTCTATTCGAAGTAGTATCCATCAAACGGCACAATTTCCGGGCAACAAGTAGACGAAAAGATATCCTAAATTGTGAAGCTGGAAGCGACTGAAATCTTGCAAGGAGACAGGGGTGCAAGTCGCAATCTCCGGGGAACCCACACCGAACACACCACAAGATTGTCTCCAGTGAGTCGGACGATTTGACCCGAATGCGGCTTTTTCTTCACCGCATGACAGCCACTTGTTCGAATGGCGTCGCATATTCCAACTTTCCAAGCAGGTAACCAGAGTTCGTTTGGAGGGGGGGAAATTGACGCTAACAGTAACAGGTACATCAATTTATCTTACGAAGGTTGCCTTCTCGTAATATATTTCAAGAAGCAGTTCTATTTCGCAATTTTTGTAGGGACTTTGACCAAAAAATCGTGTCTCCTTTGTGACGGGTTTTTAGCAAACTTCCAATCTTGAACGAGTCCCACGCGTCGTTTGCAGAGATCCaagagagggggggaggggtTGAGCCCTTACCTAGAGCGGGGGTCGACGCGGCGgacctctccgccgccgtccttggGCAGGAGCGCGGAGACCGGCTtggcgagcgccgcggcggggcgggcgAGCGCCTCGGGCTCGGTGCAGAGGAAGCAGAGCAGGTCCGCGAGGCCGacccggccggcgacggcgcgcgctGGTCCGGTCACCGCGACGCAGGCTGCGGCGCCAGAGCGGGCCACCCTCCGGAGCGCGGCGGCTagttcgccggcggcggcggagagcgggaGCGACCTCACGGCCGGCTTGCCGATGCACAGGTCCGACACCTCATTGGCCAGGAGGCTCACTGCCATGCACTCGCGGGGCGGGCCCTGGGCGGTTTCGAGGATCGAAACCTCTCTCAAAGATTTTTTtcagggaggaggggaggggcggcgaggAACCGCGGAGGCGTTTCTTGGTCGGGGGCAGGAGGATTTGGGAGGAAGACGGAAGGGAGGGGAAGACGGAAGGGAGGGGGTTTTTGGTTCTAGCTGAGAGGGGCGGTTTATATAGGCTTTGGGGTGGGAGAGGGGGTTGCTACGCGCTTTGGGTTCGTAGAAGGTCGATGACATGTAGGACCGTAATATGGTGGGCCCGGATGAGGCGAGAGCCGGGTTGGTTCGGGGTGACCTGGGCGAAAAGTGAAACCCCTGCCGTGGTTTACGCGGGTGGTTTACGCGGGGCCGTCGAACGGAGTACGGTTTAGAAGTCGGCTTAGCTGAGCTGACAGCTGAGTCGAGCCGAGCTGGCTCGGGATGATTGCTTACCGGGAGATTTGTGTAACGGGCCCTACTGTTTCGGCAGGTTTGCCGGTGGAGCAAACTGCAAAAACGTTTCCTCCTCCGctacagaaa encodes the following:
- the LOC101772270 gene encoding CBS domain-containing protein CBSX5, whose protein sequence is MAVSLLANEVSDLCIGKPAVRSLPLSAAAGELAAALRRVARSGAAACVAVTGPARAVAGRVGLADLLCFLCTEPEALARPAAALAKPVSALLPKDGGGEVRRVDPRSSILEALDAILSGAQVLAVPLRAGGRKKQLIGGAAAADFCWLTQEDLVRYFLNSIGLFYHAAARSVSSLGLVRTDFLSVRPGESALSAAPLIRHAVATETAVAVVTEDGHLVGEISPALLAACDETAAAAIATLSVADLMAYIDYFGSPPEHILRAVKAGLKDKGLDAMLDLIEDETLSSFSSLSASSSSDEETGRPLLRRPSSGSYGRRSAEEPVVCSPASSLVAVMVQALAHRVSYVWVLEEEDDCRLAGIVTFADVLRVFREQLQ
- the LOC101763268 gene encoding protein Rf1, mitochondrial, producing the protein MSHGARPAGRTCLQLERIIGERYRSGSLGREDALNLFDELLPQARPASVYAFNQLLTAVARADSSSSVRDGAALAVSFYGRMARAGVHKVACDIWTFGIIIRCFSQVGRVDLGLSAFGQVIKMGWMVNVIALNQLVKGLCDNNRTSDAMDMVLRRMQELGCTPDVLSYNTLMKGLCTEKKSQKALELLHMMADDGYNCPPDVVSYSTVIDGFFKEGKLGQTYILFQEMLGQGISPNVITFNSIIDAMCKAQAMDKAEAVLRHMFDSGVTPNSATYNSLIHGYCSVGQLKEAVRLLKEMSGSGREPNAITYNLLMDYLCKTGKCTEARKIFDLMVRRGQKPNVTTYNIMLHGYATKGALVDMHNLLDLMVRDGIQLGHHVFNIVICAYGKHEMVDKAMAAFTKMRQNGLEPNIVSYSTVIDILCKTGRVEDAMSQFNQLVAEGLSPNIVVLTSLIHGLCSIGEWKKAEDLAFEMVNRGIHPNAVFLNTIMDNLCKDGRVMEAQNFFDQMVHTGVKPTVVSFTILIDGYCLDGNMDEAIEQLAGMDSIGLRPGVFTYNALLNGYCKNRRIDDGLALFREMCSKDIKPNSITYNIILQGLFQAGRTSAARELYDRMVESGTQLKMDTYRIVLGGLCHNRCIDEAMRMFQILCPKELDVSIFNIMIRALLKVGRIDEAKGLFSAISSNGLVPNIVSYSLMIQSHIEEGLLEESDDLFRSMEKNGCPANSRTLNAVVRRLLQKGEVQRAGAYLTKIDEKDFSLEASTAKLLFSILSEGKYQKQVKFLPEKFHSVLEPRVLR